A genomic window from Nicotiana sylvestris chromosome 11, ASM39365v2, whole genome shotgun sequence includes:
- the LOC104214821 gene encoding serine carboxypeptidase-like 45, protein MVPWFYVITIFSSFFYYKSSAELITSLPGQPPNIFFKQYSGYIVTNSQHGRALFYYFVEADSENAASLPLTLWLNGGPGCSSVGFGAFMEHGPFQPGIDGNLMKNKYSWNLVSNMLYVESPIGVGFSYSNTSSDYINWDDTATAKENLQFILNWFKKFPQYRNSDVYLAGESYAGHYIPQLTVLLLDYNRKPNVEPINLKSIALGNPLLDLEISVKSAQYLWSHGAISDELLTMKRTICNETRFLLESIHNNLSNECKKVSELTDEEMGSDIDMGDLLAPTCVSSGTAKQLGALATIHGKFVKKAVGEVADPCLTDRINLYLNKPEVQKALHANTTYLPYAWDFCLGNLHYRREDLAVNTIPLLSNILKENIQVLLFSGDQDSKIPLTQTRKIAKLLARDVKLVALDKYGSWYDGLQIGGWSQSFGGLREGKNITYLTFATVRGAAHEVPYTSPSQALTLFRAFLRGHPPPPRNSTARAPTTTTTQ, encoded by the exons ATGGTTCCTTGGTTCTATGTCATCACTatcttttcttccttcttttaCTACAAATCAAGTGCTGAGCTCATAACTTCTCTTCCTGGACAGCCTCCAAATATTTTCTTCAAACAATACTCTGGTTATATTGTTACAAATTCTCAACATGGCAGAGCTCTATTTTATTACTTTGTCGAAGCAGATTCAGAAAATGCAGCGTCACTTCCCCTTACTCTCTGGCTCAATGGAG GCCCTGGTTGTTCATCTGTGGGTTTTGGTGCTTTTATGGAGCACGGTCCATTTCAGCCAGGGATTGATGGAAACCTAATGAAAAACAAGTATTCCTGGAATTTGG TATCGAACATGTTATACGTGGAGTCCCCGATTGGAGTAGGATTTTCATACTCAAATACAAGCTCAGACTACATCAATTGGGATGATACGGCAACTG CTAAGGAGAATCTCCAATTCATTCTCAACTGGTTCAAGAAATTCCCCCAATATAGAAACTCGGATGTGTACTTAGCCGGGGAGAGTTATGCAG GTCACTATATACCACAGCTTACAGTATTGCTGCTTGATTACAACAGAAAGCCTAATGTTGAACCAATCAACCTTAAATCAATTGCA CTGGGGAATCCACTGCTAGATCTTGAAATAAGCGTGAAGTCTGCTCAATATCTATGGTCACATGGTGCCATTTCTGATGAACTGCTTACTATGAAAAGAACAATCTGTAACGAAACGAGGTTCTTGCTGGAATCAATACATAATAATTTATCTAACGAGTGCAAGAAAGTTTCGGAACTCACAGACGAGGAGATGGGAAGTGATATAGATATGGGCGATCTGCTCGCGCCAACATGTGTATCTTCTGGTACAGCAAAACAATTGGGAGCCCTTGCCACAATACATGGAAAA TTTGTTAAGAAAGCTGTAGGAGAAGTTGCTGATCCATGCCTTACTGATAGGATAAATCTGTACCTAAACAAGCCAGAAGTTCAAAAGGCACTACATGCCAACACCACTTACCTGCCATATGCCTGGGATTTTTGTTTGGG GAACCTTCACTATCGGAGAGAAGATTTAGCTGTAAACACTATACCTCTACTGTCAAATATTCTAAAAGAGAATATCCAAGTTCTACTTTTCAG TGGAGATCAAGATTCAAAAATCCCACTGACCCAAACTAGGAAAATTGCTAAGCTGCTTGCTCGAGATGTAAAGCTAGTTGCTTTAGACAAATATGGTTCTTGGTATGATGGTTTGCAG ATTGGAGGGTGGAGTCAGTCATTTGGAGGGCTAAGGGAAGGCAAAAACATTACATATTTAACATTTGCTACAGTTAGGGGTGCAGCTCATGAAGTCCCCTACACTTCTCCTTCACAAGCTCTTACACTTTTTAGAGCATTTTTGAGAGGACATCCTCCACCACCAAGGAACAGCACCGCTCGAGCcccgacaacaacaacaacccagtga